A single Xylanimonas cellulosilytica DSM 15894 DNA region contains:
- the cysK gene encoding cysteine synthase A yields the protein MARIYDDATTLIGGTPLVRLNKLTEGLGATVLAKLEFYNPANSVKDRIGVAIIDAAEASGELQPGGTIVEATSGNTGIALAWVGAVRDYKVVLAMPETMSKERRALLRAYGAELVLTPGSEGMKGAVAVAEKIADERPGAILARQFANQANVAIHRKTTAEEIWADTDGGVDVVVSGIGTGGTITGVGQVLKERKPEVKIVAVEPKESAILNGGAPGPHKIQGIGANFVPEILDTEIYDEVVDINADTAIEFARRAAKEEGLLVGISSGAALAAAVQLAGRPEYAGKTIVAVVPDFGERYLSTVLYADLLD from the coding sequence ATGGCCCGCATCTACGACGACGCGACCACCCTGATCGGCGGCACGCCGCTCGTCCGCCTGAACAAGCTCACCGAGGGCCTCGGCGCCACGGTGCTCGCGAAGCTCGAGTTCTACAACCCTGCCAACTCCGTCAAGGACCGCATCGGCGTCGCCATCATCGACGCCGCCGAGGCCTCCGGCGAGCTGCAGCCGGGCGGCACGATCGTCGAGGCGACGTCGGGCAACACCGGCATCGCCCTGGCGTGGGTGGGTGCGGTGCGCGACTACAAGGTCGTCCTCGCGATGCCGGAGACGATGTCGAAGGAGCGGCGTGCGCTGCTGCGCGCCTACGGTGCCGAGCTGGTGCTCACGCCGGGCTCCGAGGGCATGAAGGGTGCCGTGGCCGTGGCCGAGAAGATCGCCGACGAGCGCCCGGGCGCCATCCTGGCGCGCCAGTTCGCCAACCAGGCCAACGTCGCGATCCACCGCAAGACGACGGCCGAGGAGATCTGGGCCGACACCGACGGTGGCGTCGACGTCGTCGTCTCCGGCATCGGCACCGGCGGCACGATCACCGGCGTCGGGCAGGTGCTCAAGGAGCGCAAGCCCGAGGTGAAGATCGTCGCGGTGGAGCCGAAGGAGTCGGCGATCCTCAACGGCGGAGCCCCCGGCCCGCACAAGATCCAGGGCATCGGCGCGAACTTCGTGCCCGAGATCCTCGACACCGAGATCTACGACGAGGTCGTGGACATCAACGCCGACACGGCGATCGAGTTCGCGCGCCGCGCGGCCAAGGAGGAGGGCCTGCTCGTGGGCATCTCCTCGGGTGCGGCGCTGGCCGCGGCCGTCCAGCTAGCCGGCCGCCCCGAGTACGCGGGCAAGACGATCGTGGCGGTCGTGCCCGACTTCGGCGAGCGCTACCTGTCGACGGTGCTCTACGCCGACCTGCTGGACTGA
- a CDS encoding zinc-dependent alcohol dehydrogenase family protein has product MKALVFHGPGSKAWEDVADPRIQRPTDAIVRIDTTTICGTDLHILKGDVPTVQEGRVLGHEGVGTITAVGAGVQRLAVGDRVIVSCITACGMCEYCRRGLFSHCLADEGAPGLGWVLGHLIDGTQAEQVRIPFADSSLHKVPEGVEDAAAVMLSDILPTGFEIGVRNGRVSPGDVVAVVGAGPVGLAAVMTSVLAGPSRVIAVDLDAHRLDQALRFGASDVVDAGDPDWYDQVMARTDGLGVDVAIEAVGVPDTFTMCTRIVRPGGHVANVGVHGRPVELALQELWIKDVTLTTGLVSTSTTPMLLRLVEQHKLAAAAFATHTFALDHIDEAYEVFSHAAETKALKVLLTR; this is encoded by the coding sequence ATGAAGGCACTCGTGTTCCACGGCCCAGGCAGCAAGGCCTGGGAGGACGTCGCAGACCCACGGATCCAGCGGCCCACGGACGCGATCGTCCGGATCGACACGACCACCATCTGCGGCACCGACCTGCACATCCTCAAGGGCGACGTGCCGACGGTCCAGGAGGGCCGGGTCCTCGGCCACGAGGGGGTCGGCACGATCACCGCGGTGGGGGCGGGCGTGCAGCGCCTTGCCGTCGGTGACCGCGTCATCGTCTCGTGCATCACGGCGTGCGGGATGTGCGAGTACTGCCGCCGCGGCCTGTTCTCGCACTGCCTGGCCGACGAGGGGGCACCCGGCCTCGGGTGGGTCCTCGGTCACCTCATCGACGGCACCCAGGCGGAGCAGGTCCGCATTCCGTTCGCGGACAGCTCGCTGCACAAGGTGCCGGAAGGCGTGGAGGACGCCGCCGCGGTCATGCTGTCCGACATCCTGCCGACCGGGTTCGAGATCGGCGTGCGCAACGGCCGGGTGTCGCCCGGCGACGTCGTCGCCGTCGTCGGTGCCGGTCCCGTCGGCCTGGCGGCGGTCATGACGTCGGTCCTCGCCGGCCCCAGCCGCGTCATCGCCGTCGACCTGGACGCCCACCGCCTGGACCAGGCCCTGCGCTTCGGTGCTTCCGACGTCGTCGACGCCGGCGACCCGGACTGGTACGACCAGGTGATGGCCAGGACCGACGGCCTGGGCGTCGACGTCGCGATCGAGGCGGTCGGCGTGCCGGACACCTTCACGATGTGCACGCGGATCGTGCGGCCCGGTGGGCACGTCGCCAACGTCGGTGTGCACGGCCGCCCGGTCGAGCTGGCGCTCCAGGAGCTCTGGATCAAGGACGTCACGCTGACCACGGGACTGGTCAGCACGTCGACGACGCCGATGCTGCTGCGTCTCGTCGAGCAGCACAAGCTCGCGGCGGCGGCGTTCGCGACCCACACGTTCGCCCTGGACCACATCGACGAGGCGTACGAGGTGTTCAGCCACGCCGCCGAGACCAAGGCGCTCAAAGTCCTGCTGACGAGGTGA
- a CDS encoding flavodoxin family protein, protein MSALVVYETSYGSTAAVARAVAEGIARHLLVRVVPVGDPGADQATEDTLVVIGGPTHAFGMSRAATRREAQERHDELPTARPGIRDWIGLLPADRPDRLYATFDTRVAGARHLPGSAARAAERALRHGGHHIVVRGESFYVVGTDGPLLPDEEVRARNWGEHLARTVTALWARP, encoded by the coding sequence ATGTCCGCACTCGTCGTCTACGAGACCAGCTACGGCAGCACCGCCGCAGTCGCGCGGGCCGTCGCGGAGGGCATCGCCCGGCACCTGCTGGTACGAGTCGTCCCGGTCGGCGACCCGGGAGCCGACCAGGCTACCGAGGACACGCTCGTCGTCATCGGCGGCCCCACCCACGCGTTCGGCATGAGCCGGGCTGCGACCCGTCGGGAGGCCCAGGAGCGCCACGACGAGCTCCCCACGGCTCGTCCGGGGATCCGCGACTGGATCGGGCTCCTTCCCGCCGACCGGCCGGACCGCCTGTACGCCACGTTCGACACGCGCGTGGCGGGCGCCCGGCACCTGCCCGGCTCCGCGGCACGCGCCGCCGAGCGGGCGCTGCGCCACGGCGGACACCACATCGTGGTGCGCGGCGAGTCGTTCTACGTCGTCGGCACCGACGGCCCGCTCCTGCCGGACGAGGAGGTCCGTGCCCGGAACTGGGGCGAGCACCTCGCGCGCACGGTGACGGCCCTCTGGGCGCGGCCGTGA
- a CDS encoding MFS transporter — protein MATLLLALIYLAFVSLGLPDSLLGAGWPAMQQDLGVPLSYAGLVAMVISGGTIVSSLLSDRMTRRFGAGRVTAASVLVSALALLGFSLVGSFWPLLVLAVPFGLSAGAIDAALNNHVALHYSSRHMNWLHCFWGVGTVISPFFMAQALASQHGWAGGYRTVALIQLGIGVVLVATLPLWRRQLAQTAELRTTARALRLPEILRIRGVKSLLLAFFGYCAVEGTAILWGASYLAIQRGVDTTTAARYAALFLLGITGGRFLAGFVADRLGDRTMIRLGLALMAVGIVAVWLPVPGTASALNGLVVLGLGCAPIYPAIIHSTPANFGAENSQAIVGVQMAAAYTGSVAAPPLFGLIANHVDIGLFPLYLLVLTVLVAVMIERVARRTAAAPVGAV, from the coding sequence ATGGCAACGCTCCTGCTCGCGCTGATCTACCTGGCCTTCGTCAGCCTGGGGCTGCCCGACTCGCTGCTCGGTGCCGGCTGGCCGGCCATGCAGCAGGACCTGGGCGTGCCGCTGTCGTACGCCGGACTGGTCGCGATGGTCATCTCTGGCGGCACCATCGTCTCGAGCCTGCTGTCCGACCGGATGACGCGGCGGTTCGGTGCCGGGCGGGTGACGGCGGCGTCGGTGCTGGTCTCGGCGCTGGCCCTGCTGGGCTTCTCCCTGGTGGGCTCGTTCTGGCCGCTGCTGGTGCTGGCGGTCCCGTTCGGGCTCTCGGCGGGCGCGATCGACGCCGCGCTGAACAACCACGTGGCGTTGCACTACTCCTCCCGGCACATGAACTGGCTGCACTGCTTCTGGGGCGTCGGCACGGTCATCAGCCCGTTCTTCATGGCGCAGGCGCTGGCCTCCCAGCACGGCTGGGCGGGCGGGTACCGCACCGTCGCGCTCATCCAGCTCGGCATCGGCGTCGTCCTGGTGGCGACCCTCCCGCTGTGGCGGCGTCAGCTCGCGCAGACGGCGGAGCTGCGGACGACGGCGCGGGCCTTGCGGCTGCCCGAGATCCTGCGCATCCGCGGCGTGAAGTCCCTGCTGCTGGCGTTCTTCGGCTACTGCGCCGTCGAGGGCACGGCCATCCTGTGGGGCGCGTCGTACCTGGCGATCCAGCGCGGCGTCGACACGACCACGGCCGCCCGGTACGCGGCGCTGTTCCTGCTGGGCATCACCGGCGGGCGCTTCCTGGCGGGGTTCGTCGCCGACCGCCTGGGCGACCGCACGATGATCCGGCTCGGGCTCGCGCTGATGGCGGTCGGCATCGTCGCGGTGTGGTTGCCCGTGCCGGGCACGGCGTCGGCCCTGAACGGGCTCGTGGTGCTGGGACTGGGGTGCGCCCCCATCTACCCGGCGATCATCCACTCGACCCCCGCCAACTTCGGCGCCGAGAACTCGCAGGCGATCGTGGGCGTCCAGATGGCCGCGGCCTACACCGGGTCGGTCGCGGCGCCGCCGCTGTTCGGGCTGATCGCCAACCACGTGGACATCGGCCTGTTCCCGCTGTACCTCCTGGTGCTGACCGTGCTGGTCGCGGTGATGATCGAACGCGTCGCGCGGCGCACGGCGGCCGCACCGGTCGGTGCCGTCTGA
- a CDS encoding VOC family protein codes for MGLHLSGIRIDATDPRAVARFWAGVLHGDVHATDPGSVVVGLPDEEYVLRFVATPHPKTGRNRLHLDLTSRSSEDQEEIVVRAIELGGAHHDVGQRGDEGHVVLADPDRNELCVIEPGNRFLAGCGSIGAVNCDGNRVTGEFWRDALGWPLVWDDGEETAVQSPAGGSKITWSGPPLFDKPPTGRNRIRFEVTTDDGVDAEADRLVALGAALVEAVPDRFGTLLLTDPDDNEFHLGGA; via the coding sequence ATGGGCCTCCACCTGAGCGGGATCCGCATCGACGCGACCGACCCACGGGCCGTCGCCCGCTTCTGGGCCGGGGTGCTGCACGGGGACGTGCACGCCACCGATCCCGGCTCCGTCGTCGTCGGACTCCCGGACGAGGAGTACGTGCTGCGCTTCGTGGCCACGCCCCACCCGAAGACCGGCCGCAACCGCCTGCACCTCGACCTCACGAGCAGGTCGTCCGAGGACCAGGAGGAGATCGTGGTGCGCGCGATCGAGCTCGGCGGCGCGCACCACGACGTCGGGCAGCGGGGCGACGAGGGGCACGTCGTCCTGGCCGACCCCGACCGCAACGAGCTCTGCGTGATCGAGCCCGGCAACAGGTTCCTCGCAGGTTGCGGGTCCATCGGCGCCGTCAACTGCGACGGGAACCGGGTGACGGGCGAGTTCTGGCGCGACGCGCTGGGCTGGCCGCTGGTGTGGGACGACGGCGAGGAGACCGCGGTCCAGTCCCCCGCCGGCGGCTCGAAGATCACCTGGAGCGGCCCGCCGCTGTTCGACAAGCCGCCCACCGGCCGCAACCGGATCCGCTTCGAGGTCACCACCGACGACGGCGTCGACGCGGAGGCCGACCGGCTGGTCGCCCTCGGCGCAGCACTGGTCGAGGCCGTCCCGGACCGGTTCGGGACGCTCCTGCTGACCGACCCGGACGACAACGAGTTCCACCTCGGCGGCGCGTAG
- the tig gene encoding trigger factor: MKSAVETLEPTKVKLTVEVDYDELKPSIDHAYKHIAEQVTIPGFRKGKVPPRIIDQRVGWGAVVEHAVNEDLGRFYGQAAAEQKLRPLGQPNVEVTEIPAKAGEGSLKFTAEVEVRPEIELPELSTLDITVESTEVADADVTERLDALRERFGTLVGVDRPAVEGDYVVVDLKAVIGDEEVDSVSGISYQIGSGNMLEGLDEALTGLSADETTTFTAPLAGGDHAGEEATVTVTATSVKQRDLPEADDDFAQLASEFDTLDELTADLREQVASIKKSNQAVTARDALLEKLLAAVEIPVPSGAVEAEVHRHLEGEDRLEDDAHRAEVTVDATAALKNQILLDTLAEKLEVKVGQGELVEYLVQASRQYGMEPQQFIQTLDQGGQIPAMVGEVARSKALAVALRQIDVKDGEGNVVDLSEFIGSDDADTAAEALEGAVAEAAAAEETDEA, from the coding sequence GTGAAGAGCGCCGTCGAGACCCTGGAGCCCACCAAGGTCAAGCTGACCGTCGAGGTGGACTACGACGAGCTCAAGCCGAGCATCGACCACGCCTACAAGCACATCGCGGAGCAGGTGACGATCCCCGGCTTCCGCAAGGGCAAGGTCCCGCCGCGCATCATCGACCAGCGCGTGGGCTGGGGCGCCGTCGTCGAGCACGCGGTCAACGAGGACCTGGGCCGCTTCTACGGCCAGGCCGCCGCCGAGCAGAAGCTGCGCCCGCTGGGCCAGCCCAACGTCGAGGTCACCGAGATCCCGGCCAAGGCCGGCGAGGGCTCGCTGAAGTTCACCGCCGAGGTCGAGGTCCGCCCCGAGATCGAGCTCCCCGAGCTGAGCACCCTGGACATCACCGTCGAGTCGACCGAGGTCGCCGACGCCGACGTCACCGAGCGCCTCGACGCCCTGCGCGAGCGTTTCGGCACCCTCGTGGGCGTCGACCGCCCCGCCGTCGAGGGCGACTACGTCGTCGTCGACCTCAAGGCCGTCATCGGCGACGAGGAGGTCGACTCCGTGTCGGGCATCTCGTACCAGATCGGCTCGGGCAACATGCTCGAGGGCCTCGACGAGGCGCTCACCGGCCTCTCGGCCGACGAGACCACCACGTTCACCGCCCCGCTGGCCGGCGGCGACCACGCCGGCGAGGAGGCCACCGTCACGGTGACCGCCACCTCGGTCAAGCAGCGCGACCTGCCCGAGGCGGACGACGACTTCGCCCAGCTCGCCTCGGAGTTCGACACCCTCGACGAGCTGACCGCGGACCTGCGCGAGCAGGTCGCGTCGATCAAGAAGTCGAACCAGGCCGTCACCGCCCGCGACGCGCTGCTCGAGAAGCTGCTCGCCGCCGTCGAGATCCCCGTCCCGTCGGGTGCCGTCGAGGCCGAGGTGCACCGCCACCTGGAGGGTGAGGACCGGCTCGAGGACGACGCGCACCGCGCCGAGGTCACCGTGGACGCCACCGCGGCCCTGAAGAACCAGATCCTGCTCGACACCCTCGCCGAGAAGCTCGAGGTCAAGGTCGGCCAGGGCGAGCTCGTCGAGTACCTGGTCCAGGCCTCGCGCCAGTACGGCATGGAGCCGCAGCAGTTCATCCAGACCCTCGACCAGGGCGGCCAGATCCCGGCCATGGTCGGCGAGGTCGCGCGCTCGAAGGCGCTCGCCGTCGCGCTGCGCCAGATCGACGTCAAGGACGGCGAGGGCAACGTCGTCGACCTCTCGGAGTTCATCGGCTCCGACGACGCCGACACCGCCGCCGAGGCGCTCGAGGGCGCCGTCGCCGAGGCCGCCGCGGCCGAGGAGACCGACGAGGCCTGA
- a CDS encoding ATP-dependent Clp protease proteolytic subunit encodes MDGTGPLARADGPSLGLNDSIYNRLLKERIIWLGSEVRDENANAICAQMMLLAAEDPDKDIWLYINSPGGSITAGMAIYDTMQFIQPDVATVAMGMAASMGQFLLSSGAKGKRYATPHARVMMHQPSGGIGGTATDVRINAQLIMHMKTVLAELTAEQTGKPLEQILKDNDRDSWFTATEALEYGFIDHVVENAALAGGGGMNSTSAS; translated from the coding sequence ATGGACGGCACCGGCCCGCTGGCACGCGCCGACGGACCGAGCCTCGGGCTCAACGACTCCATCTACAACCGGCTCCTGAAGGAGCGCATCATCTGGCTCGGCTCGGAGGTGCGCGACGAGAACGCCAACGCCATCTGCGCGCAGATGATGCTCCTGGCCGCCGAAGACCCGGACAAGGACATCTGGCTGTACATCAACAGCCCCGGTGGCTCGATCACGGCGGGCATGGCGATCTACGACACCATGCAGTTCATCCAGCCCGACGTCGCCACCGTGGCGATGGGCATGGCCGCGTCGATGGGTCAGTTCCTGCTCTCCTCGGGCGCCAAGGGCAAGCGGTACGCGACCCCGCACGCCCGCGTCATGATGCACCAGCCGTCCGGCGGCATCGGCGGCACCGCCACCGACGTCCGCATCAACGCGCAGCTCATCATGCACATGAAGACGGTGCTCGCGGAGCTGACCGCCGAGCAGACGGGCAAGCCGCTCGAGCAGATCCTCAAGGACAACGACCGCGACTCCTGGTTCACGGCGACCGAGGCGCTCGAGTACGGGTTCATCGACCACGTGGTCGAGAACGCCGCGCTCGCGGGCGGCGGCGGCATGAACAGCACGAGCGCGAGCTGA
- a CDS encoding ATP-dependent Clp protease proteolytic subunit — translation MSYMNPEQFAATAGRLAGGYGRPGGVALPGPSSRYVLPQFEERTAYGFKRQDPYTKLFEDRIIFLGVQVDDASADDVMAQLLVLESQDPDRDIMMYINSPGGSFTAMTALYDTMQYIKPQIQTVCLGQAASAAAVLLAAGQKGKRYALPNARVLIHQPAMEGGGYAQASDIEIHANELIRMREWLEETLASHSGRTPEQVKEDIERDKILTAAQAKDYGLVDLVLESRKPKAVLAR, via the coding sequence ATGAGCTACATGAACCCTGAGCAGTTCGCTGCTACCGCGGGCCGCCTCGCCGGCGGCTACGGCCGTCCGGGCGGGGTCGCCCTGCCTGGCCCCTCGTCACGGTACGTGCTCCCGCAGTTCGAGGAGCGCACCGCCTACGGCTTCAAGCGGCAGGACCCGTACACCAAGCTCTTCGAGGACCGCATCATCTTCCTCGGCGTGCAGGTGGACGACGCCTCGGCCGACGACGTCATGGCGCAGCTGCTGGTCCTGGAGTCCCAGGACCCCGACCGCGACATCATGATGTACATCAACAGCCCCGGCGGCTCCTTCACCGCGATGACGGCGCTGTACGACACGATGCAGTACATCAAGCCGCAGATCCAGACCGTCTGCCTGGGCCAGGCCGCCTCGGCCGCCGCCGTGCTGCTGGCCGCGGGCCAGAAGGGCAAGCGCTACGCGCTGCCGAACGCGCGCGTGCTCATCCACCAGCCGGCGATGGAGGGCGGTGGCTACGCGCAGGCCTCCGACATCGAGATCCACGCCAACGAGCTGATCCGCATGCGCGAGTGGCTCGAGGAGACCCTGGCCTCGCACTCGGGCCGCACGCCCGAGCAGGTCAAGGAGGACATCGAGCGCGACAAGATCCTCACGGCCGCCCAGGCCAAGGACTACGGGCTCGTGGACCTGGTCCTCGAGTCGCGCAAGCCGAAGGCCGTCCTCGCGCGCTGA